Proteins encoded within one genomic window of Amycolatopsis nigrescens CSC17Ta-90:
- a CDS encoding enoyl-CoA hydratase/isomerase family protein, which translates to MSSVTTDTSVLLVEDRDHVRVLTLNRPDKLNALNTELTGALDRALVAADREPGVRAVVLTGNGRGFCAGADLTEFDALTPANPDAVLDRAELTAAVLGRLQRIRKPVISAVRGAAVGGGAGLAIGADMAVAGTDLKLGYPELRHSIVPALVMTGLQRQLGRKLAFELISTGRLLDATEAAGHGLVNRVVAADEVLATAVGIAQRWAEVEPRALHAAKDLFYRVADLPHDAAMRAGQDVNALMRGFRR; encoded by the coding sequence GTGAGCTCGGTGACAACTGACACCAGCGTGCTGCTCGTCGAAGACCGCGACCACGTGCGCGTGCTGACCCTGAACCGCCCGGACAAGCTCAACGCGCTGAACACCGAGCTGACCGGCGCGCTGGACCGGGCGCTGGTGGCGGCCGACCGGGAGCCCGGCGTGCGCGCGGTGGTGCTGACCGGCAACGGCCGCGGTTTCTGCGCCGGCGCGGACCTCACCGAGTTCGACGCGCTCACCCCGGCCAACCCGGACGCGGTGCTGGACAGGGCCGAACTCACCGCCGCGGTGCTGGGGCGGCTGCAGCGGATCCGCAAGCCGGTGATCTCCGCCGTGCGCGGGGCCGCGGTCGGCGGCGGGGCTGGACTCGCCATCGGCGCGGACATGGCGGTCGCCGGCACCGACCTGAAGCTGGGTTATCCCGAGCTGCGGCACTCGATCGTGCCGGCGCTGGTGATGACCGGCCTGCAACGCCAGCTCGGCCGGAAGCTGGCGTTCGAGCTGATCAGCACGGGACGGCTGCTCGACGCCACCGAAGCCGCCGGCCACGGCCTGGTCAACCGGGTGGTCGCGGCCGACGAGGTGCTGGCGACCGCGGTCGGGATCGCGCAGCGCTGGGCCGAGGTCGAGCCGCGGGCCCTGCACGCCGCCAAGGATCTCTTCTACCGGGTCGCCGACCTGCCCCACGACGCGGCGATGCGCGCCGGGCAGGACGTCAACGCGCTGATGCGGGGGTTCCGCCGATGA
- a CDS encoding CaiB/BaiF CoA transferase family protein, whose product MSGQAPLDGITVLDFSRVLAAPMATQILAELGATVVKIERPAVGDETREFEPRLPHGESAYFFAFNRGKRSVTLNLKEPRGRDTARLLAERADVVVENFLPGVLTRLGLGYQDLAARNPGLVYVSATGFGQTGPDRDRKGYDTVFQALSGVMAMTGAPDGAPAKAGVPVADLTSGLWVVIAVLTGLAGRAHSGRGRHLDVSMMDVQLSLQALNAARLFALGEEPGRTGTEHPGRVPSAAFRTADAKWLHISGSDQHWRPLCTVLGLDELAADPALRGNSGRVAERARVMQALTGAVAARDRDPLVKELRAAEVPVGEVRGVREALEDPHTTARGMVAGFDHPTVGTFPALRTPLREAGGAPPPTGPPPMLGADTEAVLGDMLGLSTAEIEDLRAGGVL is encoded by the coding sequence ATGAGCGGGCAGGCGCCGCTGGACGGCATCACCGTGCTGGACTTCTCACGGGTGCTCGCCGCGCCGATGGCCACCCAGATCCTCGCCGAGTTGGGCGCGACGGTGGTGAAGATCGAGCGGCCCGCCGTCGGCGACGAGACCCGCGAGTTCGAGCCGCGGCTCCCGCACGGCGAGAGCGCGTACTTCTTCGCCTTCAACCGCGGCAAGCGCTCGGTCACGCTGAACCTCAAGGAGCCGCGCGGCCGCGACACCGCGCGCCTGCTGGCGGAGCGGGCGGACGTGGTCGTCGAGAACTTCCTGCCCGGCGTGCTGACCCGGCTCGGCCTCGGCTACCAGGACCTGGCCGCCCGCAACCCCGGGCTGGTCTACGTCTCCGCGACCGGGTTCGGGCAGACCGGGCCGGACCGCGACCGCAAGGGCTACGACACCGTTTTCCAGGCGCTGTCCGGGGTGATGGCGATGACCGGCGCGCCGGACGGGGCACCGGCCAAGGCCGGGGTCCCGGTCGCCGACCTGACCTCCGGGCTGTGGGTGGTGATCGCGGTGCTGACCGGGCTGGCCGGCAGGGCGCACAGCGGGCGGGGCAGGCATCTCGATGTGTCCATGATGGACGTCCAGCTCAGCCTGCAGGCGCTCAACGCGGCCAGGCTGTTCGCCCTCGGCGAGGAACCCGGCCGCACCGGCACCGAGCATCCCGGCCGGGTGCCCTCTGCCGCCTTCCGCACCGCGGACGCGAAATGGCTGCACATCAGCGGAAGCGACCAGCATTGGCGTCCACTGTGTACCGTCTTGGGGCTGGACGAGCTGGCCGCGGATCCGGCACTGCGCGGCAACTCGGGCCGGGTCGCCGAGCGGGCCAGGGTGATGCAGGCGCTCACCGGCGCCGTCGCCGCCAGGGACCGCGACCCGCTGGTCAAGGAACTCCGGGCGGCCGAGGTGCCGGTCGGCGAGGTGCGCGGGGTCCGCGAGGCGCTGGAAGACCCGCACACCACGGCACGCGGCATGGTGGCCGGCTTCGACCACCCCACCGTGGGCACCTTCCCGGCGCTGCGGACCCCGCTTCGCGAGGCCGGCGGGGCACCCCCGCCCACCGGGCCGCCGCCGATGCTCGGCGCGGACACCGAGGCCGTGCTGGGCGACATGCTCGGGCTCAGTACCGCCGAGATCGAGGACCTTCGCGCCGGCGGGGTGCTCTGA
- a CDS encoding enoyl-CoA hydratase/isomerase family protein: MTADEESRMSSTDRVSCEVTGGVASVALARPDARNAVDLPMCLRLRSVFDELDADEDLRVVLLSAQGPSFCAGADLKERVGKDAAWVRRRRVASFAAYAAIERCRRPVIALVHGPVVGSGGEITLAADFAIAAADTSFRFPEPHWGTVGATQRLQRAIGKRRAKELLFTNRPLPAAEALDLGLVNRVVPPDELAETGAEIARTIAKAPPLAMALTKRSVDLGGETDLDRGIRIEMAAIEQCLADGGWRDGVDSFTLSTRRTQEDERWS, from the coding sequence ATGACAGCTGACGAGGAGAGCCGGATGTCCAGCACCGATCGCGTCTCCTGCGAGGTCACCGGCGGCGTGGCCAGTGTGGCGCTGGCCAGGCCGGACGCGCGCAACGCGGTCGACCTGCCGATGTGCCTGCGGCTGCGGTCGGTCTTCGACGAGCTCGACGCGGACGAGGATCTCCGCGTGGTGCTCCTTTCCGCGCAGGGGCCATCCTTCTGCGCGGGCGCCGACCTGAAGGAGCGGGTGGGCAAGGACGCGGCCTGGGTCCGGCGCAGGCGGGTCGCGTCCTTCGCCGCCTACGCCGCGATCGAACGGTGCCGTCGTCCGGTGATCGCGCTGGTGCACGGGCCGGTGGTCGGCTCGGGCGGGGAGATCACGCTGGCCGCGGACTTCGCGATCGCCGCCGCGGACACCAGCTTCCGGTTCCCCGAGCCGCACTGGGGCACGGTCGGCGCCACCCAGCGGCTGCAGCGCGCGATCGGCAAGCGGCGGGCGAAGGAGCTGCTGTTCACCAACCGCCCGCTCCCCGCGGCCGAAGCGCTCGACCTCGGCCTGGTGAACCGGGTGGTCCCGCCGGACGAGCTGGCGGAGACGGGCGCCGAGATCGCGCGCACCATCGCGAAGGCGCCACCGCTGGCGATGGCGCTCACCAAACGCTCGGTCGACCTCGGCGGAGAAACCGATCTCGACCGGGGGATCCGGATCGAGATGGCCGCGATCGAGCAGTGCCTCGCCGACGGCGGCTGGCGCGACGGGGTGGACTCGTTCACGCTCAGTACCCGCAGGACACAGGAGGACGAGCGATGGAGCTGA
- a CDS encoding AMP-binding protein, with protein sequence MELSTACPLTVHKALDRAAMLAPDVEAVVTATERITYAELAGEVASIRSALVANGIGRGDRVGLCLGNEPRWVALFLALGSVGAVSVPVNTRLRADEVRYTLDHAKVSTLFTADRVLSTDFVAMLAEIGPDTLPALKSVVVLGGETPPWARSWPEFVAAGGAETPATAAPDDILLVQYTSGTTSRPKGVLLTHRSMCADAFFSGARLGLRPGDRFHSARPFFHVAGSTLSVLASVQHATTLVTMPRFEPAEALRLMEVERCTHFSGNDTIALMLLNHPDRARRRLVLRGAWVAASPGIIRRVIDELGATECVAGYGLSEASPNVAQSCWWEEDAVRASGAMQLEPGVEVRIRALGEDRDCAPGEPGSILVRGWNVMLGYLDAPEQTAEAIDADGWLRTGDLGSLDKTGRLLFAGRTKDIIRVGGENVAPAEVEEALHRHPGIRQAAVVGVPDERLLEVPFAFVVLNEPVHTADLTETELLEWASARLAGFKVPRHLRIVPGFEHIGMTASAKVQKHLLAAHARELLAGAGG encoded by the coding sequence ATGGAGCTGAGTACCGCGTGCCCGCTCACCGTGCACAAAGCACTGGACCGGGCCGCCATGCTGGCCCCGGACGTGGAGGCCGTGGTCACCGCCACCGAGCGCATCACCTACGCGGAGCTGGCGGGCGAGGTGGCCAGCATCCGGTCCGCGCTGGTGGCGAACGGCATCGGCCGGGGCGACCGGGTGGGCCTCTGCCTCGGCAACGAGCCGCGCTGGGTGGCGCTGTTCCTCGCGCTGGGCTCGGTGGGCGCGGTGAGCGTGCCGGTGAACACCCGGCTGCGCGCGGACGAGGTCCGCTACACCCTCGACCACGCCAAGGTGAGCACGCTGTTCACCGCCGATCGGGTGCTCAGCACCGATTTCGTCGCGATGCTCGCCGAAATCGGCCCGGACACCCTGCCCGCGCTGAAGTCCGTCGTCGTGCTCGGCGGTGAAACCCCGCCGTGGGCCCGTTCCTGGCCGGAGTTCGTCGCGGCGGGCGGCGCCGAAACGCCGGCCACCGCGGCACCGGACGACATCCTGCTCGTGCAGTACACCTCCGGCACCACGTCCCGGCCGAAAGGGGTGCTGCTGACCCACCGGAGCATGTGCGCCGACGCGTTCTTCTCCGGCGCGCGGCTCGGACTCCGCCCCGGCGACCGGTTCCACAGCGCACGGCCGTTCTTCCACGTGGCGGGCAGCACGCTGTCGGTGCTCGCGTCCGTCCAGCACGCGACGACCCTGGTCACCATGCCCCGGTTCGAGCCGGCCGAAGCGCTGCGGCTGATGGAGGTCGAGCGCTGCACCCATTTCTCCGGCAACGACACGATCGCGCTGATGCTGCTGAACCACCCGGACCGCGCGCGACGGCGGCTGGTGCTGCGCGGCGCGTGGGTCGCGGCGTCGCCGGGGATCATCCGGCGGGTGATCGACGAACTCGGCGCTACCGAATGTGTTGCGGGGTATGGACTTTCCGAGGCTTCGCCGAATGTGGCGCAGTCCTGCTGGTGGGAGGAGGACGCGGTGCGGGCCTCCGGTGCGATGCAGCTCGAACCGGGGGTGGAGGTCCGGATCAGGGCACTGGGCGAGGATCGGGACTGCGCGCCGGGTGAACCGGGCTCGATCCTGGTCCGCGGCTGGAACGTGATGCTGGGCTATCTGGACGCGCCGGAGCAGACCGCGGAGGCGATCGACGCGGACGGCTGGCTGCGCACCGGCGACCTCGGCTCGCTCGACAAGACGGGCAGGCTGCTGTTCGCCGGGCGCACCAAGGACATCATCCGGGTCGGCGGCGAGAACGTGGCACCGGCCGAGGTGGAGGAGGCGCTGCACCGGCACCCCGGGATCCGGCAGGCCGCGGTCGTCGGGGTGCCCGACGAGCGACTGCTCGAAGTGCCGTTCGCGTTCGTGGTGCTGAACGAACCCGTGCACACCGCCGACCTCACCGAAACCGAGCTGCTCGAGTGGGCGAGTGCGCGGCTGGCCGGTTTCAAGGTCCCCCGCCATCTCCGGATCGTGCCCGGGTTCGAGCACATCGGGATGACCGCGAGCGCCAAGGTGCAGAAGCACCTGCTGGCCGCGCACGCGCGCGAGCTGCTGGCCGGGGCGGGCGGATGA
- a CDS encoding NAD(P)H-dependent flavin oxidoreductase yields the protein MSRLPTVLTRLLGIDLPIVQAGMSWASSCSALPLAVSRAGGLGVVAAGPMRIADLTRVLDEMAGGTDAPWAVNLPLNRAGVDEVIELLLARKPPVLIASQGGPSRYLRRFHDAGIRCLQVVAGTVHARKSAEAGVDGLIVVGAEAGGHPPPGMVGTQVLVRAVVKAVPEVPVIASGGVADGAGLAAMLALGAGAAQFGTRFIASDEATVHPDYKAAVLGASVEDTRTVGHGLGLIRGIANSFTARMAELEQSAADLDVRRKAFHASTLRDAALGDIAEGKVEAGQSAGIIGEVLPAAEIVERIVAEYGEARDRLP from the coding sequence ATGAGCCGGCTCCCGACCGTCCTCACCCGGCTGCTCGGCATCGACCTGCCCATCGTGCAGGCCGGGATGTCCTGGGCCTCCTCGTGTTCCGCGCTGCCGCTTGCGGTCAGCCGCGCCGGCGGGCTCGGCGTGGTCGCCGCCGGCCCGATGCGCATCGCCGACCTGACCAGGGTGCTCGACGAGATGGCCGGCGGCACCGACGCACCGTGGGCGGTGAACCTGCCGCTCAACCGGGCCGGGGTGGACGAGGTCATCGAGCTGCTGCTGGCCAGGAAACCGCCGGTGCTGATCGCGTCCCAGGGCGGTCCCAGCCGCTACCTCCGCCGGTTCCACGACGCCGGAATCCGCTGCCTGCAGGTGGTCGCCGGGACCGTGCACGCCAGGAAGTCGGCCGAGGCCGGGGTCGACGGGCTGATCGTGGTTGGTGCCGAAGCCGGTGGCCATCCCCCGCCCGGCATGGTCGGCACGCAGGTGCTGGTGCGGGCGGTGGTCAAGGCCGTGCCCGAGGTGCCGGTGATCGCGTCGGGTGGAGTGGCGGATGGGGCCGGGCTCGCCGCGATGCTCGCGCTCGGCGCCGGCGCGGCCCAGTTCGGCACCCGGTTCATCGCCAGTGACGAGGCCACCGTGCACCCGGACTACAAGGCGGCCGTGCTCGGCGCGTCCGTCGAAGACACCCGGACCGTGGGGCACGGCCTCGGCCTGATCCGCGGCATCGCGAACAGCTTCACCGCGCGGATGGCCGAACTCGAACAGTCCGCCGCCGACCTCGACGTCCGCCGCAAGGCGTTCCACGCCTCGACCCTGCGCGACGCCGCGCTGGGCGATATCGCCGAAGGCAAGGTCGAGGCTGGCCAGTCCGCTGGAATCATCGGGGAGGTCCTGCCCGCCGCCGAAATCGTCGAGCGGATCGTGGCCGAGTACGGCGAGGCGCGCGACCGGCTGCCCTAG
- a CDS encoding MFS transporter, whose protein sequence is MARWTRGIDPEHRRVVLAAMVGTTIEWYDFFIYAICAGLVFATQYFGGLGQNALILSFATIGISFFFRPIGAVVAGHLGDRIGRRAMLIVTLLLMGVATVLIGLVPPAASIGVSAPIILVVLRILQGLSAGGEWGGAALLAVEHAPDDRRGLYGAFPQIGVPIGLLLANGVLALVTALTTQAQFLAWGWRIPFLLSIVLIVVGLLIRTRVAESPVFEEVRRTKARSSLPLVPLFRNHWRLVLAGALLFAANNAVGYMTTGGYVQSYAVKTLGVDRSAVLIAVMISALVWLLSTLFGGLLADRYGRIRVYQLGFVIQLAWMFPFFALLNTANFALIVLALMLFAVGLGFTYGPQPALYSEMYPTRMRYSGAGISYAIGAVLGGAFAPTIAEALQSSTGTVYSVGVYLAVATAVGLAASLFVKDRPGRPLDAIGAGPD, encoded by the coding sequence ATGGCGCGCTGGACCAGAGGTATCGACCCCGAACACCGCCGCGTCGTGCTCGCCGCCATGGTTGGCACCACCATCGAGTGGTACGACTTCTTCATTTACGCGATTTGCGCGGGCCTGGTGTTCGCCACGCAGTACTTCGGGGGCCTCGGCCAGAACGCGTTGATTCTTTCCTTCGCCACGATCGGCATCAGTTTCTTCTTCCGCCCCATCGGAGCGGTGGTCGCCGGGCACCTCGGCGACCGCATCGGCAGGCGGGCCATGCTGATCGTGACGCTGCTGCTGATGGGCGTCGCCACGGTGCTGATCGGGCTGGTGCCGCCGGCCGCGTCCATCGGGGTGAGCGCGCCGATCATCCTGGTCGTGCTGCGGATCCTGCAGGGACTTTCGGCCGGTGGGGAATGGGGCGGCGCGGCGCTGCTCGCCGTGGAACACGCACCGGACGACCGCCGCGGGCTCTACGGCGCCTTCCCGCAGATCGGGGTGCCGATCGGGTTGCTGCTGGCGAACGGGGTGCTCGCGCTGGTCACCGCGCTCACCACCCAGGCCCAGTTCCTCGCCTGGGGCTGGCGCATCCCGTTCCTGCTGAGCATCGTGCTGATCGTGGTCGGCCTGCTGATCCGCACCAGGGTGGCGGAAAGCCCGGTCTTCGAAGAGGTGCGCAGGACAAAGGCCCGGTCCAGCCTGCCGCTGGTCCCGCTGTTCCGGAACCACTGGCGGCTGGTGCTCGCCGGTGCGCTGCTGTTCGCGGCGAACAACGCCGTCGGATACATGACCACCGGTGGCTACGTGCAGTCGTACGCGGTCAAGACCCTGGGGGTGGACCGTTCGGCCGTGCTGATCGCGGTGATGATCTCCGCTTTGGTCTGGCTGCTGAGCACCCTGTTCGGCGGTCTGCTGGCCGACCGGTACGGCCGGATCCGGGTGTACCAGCTCGGTTTCGTCATCCAGCTGGCCTGGATGTTCCCGTTCTTCGCGCTGCTCAACACCGCGAACTTCGCGCTGATCGTGCTGGCGCTGATGCTGTTCGCGGTCGGCCTCGGCTTCACCTACGGCCCGCAGCCCGCGCTGTATTCCGAGATGTACCCGACCAGGATGCGCTACAGCGGCGCCGGGATCTCCTACGCGATCGGCGCGGTCCTCGGCGGCGCCTTCGCACCGACCATCGCCGAAGCACTGCAATCGAGCACGGGCACGGTGTACTCGGTGGGCGTCTACCTCGCCGTGGCGACCGCTGTCGGCCTGGCCGCGAGTCTCTTCGTGAAGGACCGTCCCGGTCGTCCCCTCGACGCGATCGGCGCCGGGCCCGACTGA
- a CDS encoding methyltransferase domain-containing protein — MNLSSLDELVSELRSAGDFPAGLGPLLRDVPRERFVPDRAWAGDDYEPIDRTADPGEWAKAAYSNTQIVTQFDVGVTQWPAIGKRPTCSNSMPSAVLGMFAALGAERGDEVLEIGTGTGWTGAMLAHIVGSTGEVVSAEIDPRLAGEAQERLNRTGYRRVRVINRDGTTGVPDFAPFDRVISTMAVQLGRIPYAWVRQTKPGGTILTPVRADLSSGPLVRFTVHEDGTATGRMMPMGVGFMEHRLDRTPSNPDELPDWQDDSAERRTTKTKPWLMLSDAVSRWALAVALPSCRYGIEEGRLAWFRDPLTGSWASVVPDAGEGRFLVRQRGIRRLWDEAEAAHRWWIEAGQPAGPDWLWTVTPDRQAIEIA, encoded by the coding sequence GTGAACCTTTCCAGCCTTGATGAGCTGGTTTCGGAGTTGCGCTCGGCCGGGGATTTCCCGGCCGGGCTCGGCCCGCTTCTGCGCGACGTACCTCGCGAGAGGTTCGTCCCTGACCGGGCTTGGGCTGGTGACGATTACGAGCCGATAGACCGGACCGCCGATCCGGGCGAATGGGCGAAGGCGGCCTACTCCAATACCCAGATCGTCACCCAGTTCGACGTTGGGGTGACTCAGTGGCCGGCCATCGGCAAGCGCCCCACTTGCTCGAACTCGATGCCGTCGGCGGTTCTCGGCATGTTCGCAGCCCTCGGCGCGGAGCGCGGGGACGAGGTGCTGGAGATCGGCACGGGTACCGGATGGACAGGTGCGATGCTGGCCCACATCGTGGGGTCCACGGGTGAAGTTGTCAGCGCGGAGATCGACCCCCGGCTCGCCGGGGAAGCTCAGGAGCGGCTCAACCGGACCGGGTACCGCCGCGTCCGGGTGATCAACCGGGACGGGACCACGGGCGTGCCGGATTTCGCCCCGTTCGATCGGGTTATCTCCACGATGGCCGTGCAGCTCGGCCGGATTCCGTACGCGTGGGTGCGGCAGACCAAGCCGGGCGGAACGATTCTCACCCCGGTTCGGGCCGACCTGTCTTCCGGTCCGCTTGTGCGCTTCACCGTGCATGAAGACGGGACGGCCACGGGTCGGATGATGCCGATGGGCGTCGGGTTCATGGAACACCGGCTGGACCGGACGCCGAGCAACCCGGACGAGCTTCCGGACTGGCAGGACGACTCGGCGGAACGGCGGACGACGAAGACGAAGCCGTGGCTGATGCTGTCGGACGCGGTGTCGCGCTGGGCGCTCGCCGTGGCGCTGCCTTCGTGCCGATACGGCATCGAAGAGGGCAGGCTTGCGTGGTTCCGTGACCCGCTGACGGGCTCGTGGGCCTCCGTCGTGCCCGATGCCGGGGAGGGCCGGTTCCTTGTGCGGCAGAGGGGAATCCGCCGTCTGTGGGATGAGGCCGAGGCCGCGCACCGATGGTGGATCGAGGCCGGGCAACCCGCCGGGCCGGACTGGCTGTGGACGGTGACGCCGGATCGTCAGGCGATCGAGATCGCGTAG
- a CDS encoding ArnT family glycosyltransferase, with product MTTTTPEAAPVRARPANRWRAWTLAVICLTAALLYVWKIGNGQLGNSYYSGAVKSMTQSFTNFLFGSFDPYGVVTVDKPPMSLWPQVVSVWIFGYHGWALLLPQAIEGVAAVFLLHRTVRRWAGEKVALLAALILALTPITVAVNRDNNTDSLLVLLLVAAAYAVTRSIQDSTGRGRTGWLLCCAFLVGCGFLTKMLQAWIVLPAFVLAYLVGSTAPVKRRLLDLCGAAVVLFAASFWWVALHDWWPGDKPAIGGSTDGSAWDLVFGYNGFGRVFGQEGPGAAGPPPGAQPPPGGTTGATVTDQSSGLTRMFAGEVGGQISWLLPLSLFVLLVVAVTGVRRITAKRPGLPAERAGWFLWGGWLVVTGLVFSYAQGIWHSYYTTMLAPAVAAVAAAGLVRLWRAYRDTDAPAWVLLPVAVAISAAWAFVLVSVEPSWFGWTRWAVLLVAAVAIAGLVGGRLWPDRRRGLGRPAFAAGCAALLLTPAVWSAAAANDAVSGMPLAGPMKNRPQVQNLPGGGMIMTGGSGGGDNRTLSGLQERILDYVQRHNGNAGIDLAVHGAQEAAPFLMHTDATVVGLGGFMGSDNTPSVDQLRRWVADGTLKFVMANAKKDPNAPATAPRLLGGTGPAQQERQQWIEQNCAVVDPAAYGGSADGDKGSGPMGSGPMGGGPMGGAKSLYQCG from the coding sequence GTGACCACGACGACCCCGGAGGCGGCCCCGGTCCGCGCACGTCCCGCGAACCGTTGGCGGGCTTGGACGTTGGCCGTCATCTGCCTCACGGCCGCGTTGTTGTACGTGTGGAAGATCGGCAACGGGCAGCTGGGCAACTCGTACTACTCGGGCGCCGTGAAGTCGATGACGCAGAGCTTCACGAACTTCCTGTTCGGCTCGTTCGACCCGTACGGCGTGGTCACCGTGGACAAGCCGCCGATGTCGCTGTGGCCGCAGGTGGTCTCGGTGTGGATCTTCGGCTACCACGGCTGGGCGCTGCTGCTGCCGCAGGCGATCGAAGGGGTGGCGGCGGTCTTCCTGCTGCACCGCACCGTGCGCCGGTGGGCGGGGGAGAAGGTGGCGCTGCTCGCTGCGCTGATCCTCGCGCTCACCCCGATCACGGTGGCGGTCAACCGGGACAACAACACCGACTCGCTGCTGGTGCTGCTGCTGGTCGCGGCCGCCTACGCGGTGACCAGGTCGATCCAGGACAGCACCGGCCGCGGCCGCACCGGCTGGCTGCTGTGCTGCGCGTTCCTGGTCGGCTGCGGGTTCCTCACCAAGATGCTGCAGGCGTGGATCGTGCTGCCCGCGTTCGTGCTGGCCTACCTGGTGGGCAGCACCGCGCCGGTAAAGCGGCGGCTGCTGGACTTGTGCGGTGCCGCGGTGGTGCTGTTCGCGGCCTCGTTCTGGTGGGTCGCGCTGCACGACTGGTGGCCGGGGGACAAGCCGGCCATCGGCGGCAGCACCGACGGCAGCGCCTGGGACCTGGTGTTCGGCTACAACGGTTTCGGCCGCGTCTTCGGCCAGGAGGGCCCCGGCGCCGCGGGTCCGCCGCCGGGGGCCCAGCCACCGCCCGGCGGCACCACCGGCGCGACGGTCACCGACCAGTCGTCCGGGCTCACCAGGATGTTCGCCGGCGAGGTCGGCGGGCAGATCTCCTGGCTGCTTCCGCTGTCGTTGTTCGTACTGCTCGTCGTGGCGGTCACCGGGGTACGGCGGATCACCGCGAAACGGCCCGGGCTGCCGGCCGAGCGGGCGGGCTGGTTCCTGTGGGGCGGCTGGCTGGTGGTCACCGGGCTGGTGTTCAGCTACGCCCAAGGCATCTGGCACTCCTACTACACGACCATGCTGGCGCCCGCGGTGGCCGCGGTCGCCGCCGCCGGGCTGGTCCGGTTGTGGCGTGCCTACCGCGACACCGACGCGCCAGCCTGGGTGCTGCTGCCGGTGGCGGTCGCGATCTCCGCGGCGTGGGCGTTCGTCCTGGTCTCGGTTGAGCCCTCGTGGTTCGGCTGGACGAGGTGGGCCGTGCTGCTGGTCGCGGCGGTCGCGATCGCCGGGCTGGTGGGCGGCCGGCTGTGGCCGGACCGGCGGCGCGGCCTCGGCCGTCCCGCTTTCGCCGCCGGGTGTGCGGCCCTGCTGCTCACCCCGGCCGTGTGGTCCGCCGCGGCGGCGAACGACGCCGTCTCCGGGATGCCGCTGGCCGGGCCGATGAAGAACCGGCCACAGGTGCAGAACCTCCCCGGCGGCGGGATGATCATGACCGGTGGCAGCGGTGGTGGTGACAACAGGACGCTTTCCGGGCTGCAGGAGCGGATTCTCGACTACGTCCAGCGCCACAACGGGAACGCCGGGATCGACCTGGCGGTGCACGGGGCGCAGGAGGCCGCTCCCTTCCTGATGCACACCGACGCGACGGTGGTCGGCCTCGGCGGGTTCATGGGCTCGGACAACACACCCTCGGTCGACCAGCTCCGGCGCTGGGTGGCGGACGGCACGCTGAAGTTCGTCATGGCCAACGCCAAGAAGGACCCGAACGCACCCGCGACGGCGCCGCGCCTGCTCGGTGGCACGGGACCCGCCCAGCAGGAACGTCAGCAGTGGATCGAGCAGAACTGCGCCGTGGTCGACCCCGCCGCGTACGGCGGATCGGCGGACGGCGACAAGGGCAGCGGCCCGATGGGCAGTGGTCCGATGGGTGGCGGCCCGATGGGTGGCGCCAAGTCGCTGTACCAGTGCGGCTGA